The sequence below is a genomic window from Streptomyces sp. NBC_00289.
GGACCTGCGCGCCGTCGGCCTGCGCATCCACGCCGCCTACGTCGCCCACCCCCAGGCGGCGCTGCTGACCGCGAACCGGGTCACCGGCCGCTCGCACGAACTGGCCGCCGACGAGGCAGTACTGGACGTACTGCGCAGGGCCGGCTTTCCCACGCCGGACACGGTGCGCATCTACCACGCCTTCATCGACCAGACGCTGGCCTTCGCCGCCCTCGACGCCGCCTCGCTGGCCCTGCCGACGGCCTCGCAGCGTGCCGACGAGGACATGTGGCGCTCGACGTACGCCCGGCTGCCCCGGGCCACCCACCCCCGGATCGCCGAGGCGGCGCCGCTGCTCGCGAGCCGCATGGTCACCAGCGCCTACCCGACGGCCCTGGAGATGCTGCTGGACAGCGCGGCGGCCCAGCTGGAGTCGATCGTCTCCCGGGCGGCGTCTCAGTGATCGGAAACGGTCCGTGGCGATCGAAAAGTGCTGCGATAGTGGCACCGACGCGATAGATGTAACGAGCAACCAGGAAGTCCGTGGACACGAGCGAGAGCAGCACCGAACCGCAGAAGGCGGCGCCCGCGGACGTGCGGGCGCCCCGGCGCGGATGGCGCCGCTGGGCGATGGACACCCGTCCGCTGCGCCGCCCGGCCTACCGCCGGCTGTGGTCCTCGACGATCGTCACGGCCGTCGGCAGCCAGCTCACCGCCGTCGCCGTACCCAAGCAGATCTACGACATCACCGGTTCCTCCGCGTGGGTCGGTGCCGCGAGCCTCGCCGGCCTGCTGCCGCTGGTGGTGTTCGCGCTGTGGGGCGGGGCCGTGGCCGACAGCGTGGACCGGCGCAAGCTGCTGCTGGTCACCAACATCGGCATAGCCGTCACCTCGCTGCTGTTCTGGCTGCAGGCCGTGACGGGACTGGAATCGGTGGCCGCGCTGATGTTGCTGCTCGCGGTGCAGCAGGCGTTCTGGGGCCTGAACGCGCCCGCCCGCAACGCCTCCATCGCGCGCCTGGTTCCCGGCGACGAACTGCCCGCCGCGAACGCCCTCGGCTCGACCGTCATGCAGACCGGCCAGGTGGTCGGGCCGCTGCTGGCCGGCGTCCTCATCCCCGTCATCGGCCTGCCCGAGCTGTACCTCATCGACGCGCTGGCCCTGTGCGTCACGGTGTGGGCGGTCTACCGGCTGCCCTCGCTCCCGCCTCCGGCCACCGCGACCGCCCGGCGCGCGGGGCTGCGGGAGATCGTGGCGGGGTTCCGCTACATCGCCGCGCACAAGGTGCTGCTGCTGTCCTTCCTCGCCGACATCATCGCGATGGTCTTCGGCATGCCGCGTGCCCTGTTCCCGCAGCTCGCCGCCCAGACGTTCGCCCCCTACGGCGAAGGGCTCGCGCTGGGCCTGCTGTTCGCGGCCATCCCCATCGGGGCGGTGGTGGGCGGACTGCTCTCGGGCACGTTCTCGCGGGCCCGGCGGCACGGGTGGATGGTCATCGGCGCGGTCGTCGCCTGGGGCCTGGCCATCACCTGCTCCGGGCTGACCGGGAACCTGTGGCTCGCCGTGGTGTTCCTCGCCCTGGCCGGGGTCGCCGACATGGTGTCCATGGTCTTCCGCGGGGCGATCCTGCTGTCCGCCGCCACCGACGAGATGCGCGGCCGTATGCAGGGCGTCTTCACCGTCGTGGTCGCGGGCGGCCCGCGACTGGCCGACGTCCTGCACGGCACGGCCGGCTCGGCGTTCGGTGCCCGCCCGGCGGTCGCGGGCGGCGGACTGCTGGTCGTCGTCCTCATGCTGGTTCTGGCCTGCACGGTCCCGGCGCTGCGGCGCTACCGCATCTGACCTCCCACCGCCGCTGTCGCCCCGCCGCGTCGGTCGCCCGGCGGGGACCGGCCCGCAGCCGTGTCATGCCCTACCGGGTGTCGCGCCGGTGCAGGGCGTAGTGCTCCATGAGCTTGCCCCGGGTCGTCTCCAGCCGGTGGGCGAGGATCTCGGCGACGCTCTGCATCAGCGTCATCCCGAGCTGCGGATCCTCCTGGCACAGTGCGCGCACGGCCGCCGCGTCGAACTCGTAGGCGCGCACCGGGCTGAAGGCCTCCGCGCCGAAGTCCCAGCGGTACGGCGGGAAGAGCCAGGACCAGCCGAGCAGGTCGCCCGCGCCCAGGCCGGCGACCGTGACCCGCTGCACGGCCGTCACCTGCTGGTCGAGGGAGACCGCGCCCGAGCGGATCACCCAGAAGCGGTCGGCCGTGCCTCCGGCCTCGAAGATGCGGGTGTCCTCGGGGAAGGCGACCTCCCGGCCGAGCGCCATCAGTCGCTGTCGTTGCGGTGGTGGTAGAACGGTCAGCAGTTTCGTCGCTTTGGTCATGAGGCGGGGCTCCTCGCCGGGATCGGTTCCGGTGCTTTCCCTACGCCCATTTCAGCGGCTGGCGACGTCCGGGGCACCTCGGCGGACAGAAGTGCCGGGAGGGTGCGTCGCGAGGGCATGAAAAAGCCCTGGCTGGACGGGGGAGACCAGCCAGGGCCGTATGCGGTGGCGAACGGGGGACTGTACGGTCGACCCCGTGCCACGTATGAATGAACCGTAAACCATCTACGGGCGTCGTGTGTACCGAAAACCCGGTCACGTGACCTGTTTCACTCTGTCCGCAACAGGCTTGACTCGGAGCCCGACGCCACCACCCTGATCGTGTCCAGGTCCGGATCGGTGGGATCGGGCAGGTTCATGCCCGCGGCCAGCCCGGTGCGCAGATAGCGCAGGACGGGTTCGTCGAGCCGCTCACCAGGCAGGACGGCGGGGATCCCGGGTGGATACGGCGTGATCATCTCCGCCGCGACCCGACCGGCCGCCTCGCCCACCGGCACGTGCTCGGCCGGGCCGAAGAACGCGTCCCGGGGAAGCAGCGCCTGGGGCAGCCGCAGTTCGGACGGCGGCGGCACGTCCACTCGCGGGGCCGGGGGCAGCTCCGGCGCGGCATGTGCGAGGTCCCGCAGCGCGTCGAGCAACTCCTCGGCCGTCTCCCGGTCGTCGCCGTGGGTGATCTGCGCGCCGATCCGGCGGTGGTCGGTCAGGTGCGCGTCGATGTTGCGGTGTTCGCGCAGCCAGTCGGCGGCCTGGAACCCGGTGAGCCCGAGCCCGCTGATGTCGATGACGACCGGCAACGGATCGAAGTCGTCCGCCAGTCCCGGCCCGCAGAAGTCCTCGCGGTCGTTGACGTGCATGCCGTCGATCTCCTCGACGGCGGCCCGGACGTGGGCCGCCAGGTCCAGCGCGCCGCCCATGAGCTCGTGCCCCCGCAGGGCCATCTGCCGGCGCCAGCCGTCGAGCCCGGCATAGATCAGCACCGACGGGCTGGTGGAACCCAGCAGATCCGCGCGCATCTTCAGAAGTTCCGGCGGGACGAGGTCACCCCGCAGATGGAAGACGGAACCCTGCTCCAGACCGCTGCCCATCTTGTGGATGCTGGTCACGCAGATGTCGGCGCCCGCGTCCATCGCCCAGGACGGCAGATCGGGGTGGAAGGGCAGATGCGCGCCCCACGCCTCGTCCACCACCAGCGGCACCGACCGCCGGTGACACACCTCGGCGACGGCCTCCAGGTTCGCGCAACTGCCGTACGGCGTCGGACTGACGATGAGCGCGCCCTTGGCGTCGGGATGAGCCTCGAACGCCCGCTCGAAGTCCTGGGCGGAGGGGGCGTGGGCGAGATGCAGCCGTGGATCCCACCGTGGCTCGACCCAGACGGGCTCGATGCCCGACAGGATCAGACCGGACGCGACGGACTTGTGGGCGTCCCGGCCGATCAGCAGTTTCTCGTGCGGACCCGCGACCGCCAGCATCGCCGCCTTGACGGACAGGGAGCTCCCGCACGTGGTGAAGAAGGTGTGCTCGGCGTGCACCGCGTCGGCCATCAGCTCCTCGGCGCGCTCCAGCACCCGGCCCCGGGTGAGCCGGTCGTCGAGACCGCCCGAGGCCAGCACATCGCCCAGGAACACCGCGTCGCCGAGCACCTCCCGCACCGCGGGGTCGGCACCGCGGGCCTGTTTGTGACCGGGCGGCGCGAACGACAGCCGTCCCTTGCGGTGGTACTCGTCCAGAGCTTCCAGCACAGGTGCGCGTGTGTGATCAGCAGCCATGGCGTCCGGGTGCCCTGCACCGGCCCCCGCGAACCCGCCCGCACACCGGACCCCCGGCCCCCGCGAACCCGCCCGCACACCGGACCCCCGGCGCACGGGCGCGCCCGGCACGCCGCACGACCGGCGTGACCGGCCGGTCAGGCCCCGGCCGGGCGACTGCCCGGGGTCAGGACCTCGTCCAGCACCCGTACCACGGCCTCGTAGGCCAGAGTCCGCACGGCTGCCTCACGAGCCGCTTCCGGATCGTCCGGTCGCAGGTCGACACTCCGTGCCCGCCATCCCTGCTCCTCCTCCCGCGCACAGGCCCTGGCCCGCTGGATGCGCCGCAACAGCTCGTCTGAATCCACCACATCGGTCATGGGGTTCCGCCTACCCGCATTTCGCTTCCGGATGGCCCGCGAGCACCTGGGTGAAGTGACGTTTCAAGGTGCGCGGACAGGTCAGCCGCACAGGGAGAGGCCTGCGGGGTTCCCCGAGGTGGGACACCCGCCGAGGCGAGTCGATCGCCGTGTCCGCGAGTGCCCGTCGCCCGGACGCCGTCGCCGCCGGTGTGGCCGGGGCCGCTTCGCATACCGATCAGGGAGCTGAAGGAATGTGTGAGAAGCACAGGACCGAATCCGCGCGCGAACCGTCGGCCGTGGCCCGCTGTGGGTGCGTGGGGCCGTGCAAACCCGCCGACGCGCGCAGGGCCGTGGAGCTGGCCGTCACGGAACGCTGCCGCGCCACCCACGTCCCCTGTGACCCTGACGCCCTTTCGGACGCCCTCCTCGTCACCTCGGAACTCACGACCAACGCGATCCTGCACGGCGGCGGTGTCACGGACTTCCACGTCGATGTCGTGGGACCCGGGGTCAGCGTCTCCGTGAGTGACGGCAGCGACCGGCTGCCGGTGGCCGTGTCGCCGGTCGACCAGCAGGGGCGATGGCGGGCCGGCGGGCGTGGCTGGCCCATCGTCTGCCGGCTGGCGCACGACATCCGGGTGACCGACCTGCCCTCCGGCGGCAAGCGCATCACCGCCGTCATGCCGCTGCCCTGACTCCGTCGGGTCTTCCTCCCGGCGTCTGCCGTGTCCGCCGGAACATTTTTCGTGGTGAAGCGGAGTTTGCCCCTACGGGTTAGGGGCAGACGCAGATTCGTGCTTCGGACCGGAGGCGCCCCAGCGGGAGCAGTGTGGCTGCCCCGGAGGCCCTCCAGGCGATCCGGGCAGCGATGCTCTCGCGGCCAGTCCCCCTGAAACCACCGTTCAGGAGCGAATCCGCATGCTCATCGATATGTCGACAAGCCAGTCCGGCGCGCCCGCCGAACAGGCTCCCCCCACAAGGCGCCGGCACGACGACGCCCCCGACACCATCGCCCTCTTCACCCGTCTGGCCGCACTCGAGGACGGGCCGGAGCGGGACATACTCCGAGACGAACTCGTCACCGCCTGGCTGCCCATGGCCCACCGGATCGCCGGCCGGTTCCGCGACCGCGGCGAGTCCATCGAGGACCTCAAGCAGGTCGCGGCCCTCGGTCTGGTGAAGGCGATCGACCGGTTCGAACCGGACCGGGGCGCCTTCGAGAGCTACGCCGTCCCCACCATCACCGGCGAGGTCAAGCGGCACTTCCGGGACCGGATGTGGGCCCTCAGGGTGCCCCGTCGGGTGCAGGAACTGCGCAACAAGGTCCGGGTGGCCCGCCGCGAGCTCACCCAGACACCGGGCACCCCCGAGCCCTCCGTCGCCGACATCGCCGCCCACACGGGCCTCACCGAGGAAGAGGTCGGCGCGGGCATGGAGGCCCTGGAGAGTTTCAGCACGCTGTCCCTGGACGCCGAACTGTCGGCCGACGACGACGGGTACAGCCTCGCCGACACCCTGGGTGCCTCGGACGCGTCCTTCGACACCGTGGTCGACCGTGAGGCCGCCAAGGAGGGGTTGCGCCGACTGCCCGAACGCGAGCGGGCCATCCTCTACATGCGCTTCTTCGAGGACATGACCCAGAGCCGTATCGCCGACCAGCTGGGCATCTCCCAGATGCACGTCTCGCGGCTCATCACCCGCAGCTGCGCCCGGGTCCGGGACGACGTGCTGGGTCAGCGCGGCAGCCGCCGCGACGCCGGTGGACGGTCGGTCGCGTGAGCGGAAAAGGAGCGGGACCGATGCTGATCCCCCACCCCGGCTTCCTGCGCCGGCTGGTCGACGACTACGAGACACTGCGGGCCGAGGAGGCCGCACGCGCGGCGAGAGAACCGAGCCCCCGCGCGCGGGACCTGGCCTACACGCTCTGCGTGTCGACCGGCACACGTGAGGTCACCCAGGCCCTGGAAGCGGCACACAGTCTGATCGAGGCGGCCACCGTCCCCGCCGCGAAATCCGCGTCGCTGGCCGAGTGAGTGCCTCCCGGTCGCCCCGGCGCACCCCCTGCGCGCCGGGGCGACCGCACGGGCGAGAGCGCGCGGGTGTGCCCGCGGGCGAGCCGATCACGCACGACCGATCGCTCACCCGCGGGCACACGGCTGTCCGCCCGGGAAACCCCGACCCGCCGGACGCGGAGAGGGGATCGGCCGCCCCGCCGGGCGCGCCGGGTGTGTGGTCCCGAAGCCGGGGCATCAGGTCTCGGGGAGGCAGACATGAACACGCAGACATTGGCGCGGACCGGCCGGAGCCGGGCCCACAGGGCGGCGAACGGTTCGGTCACGGAGGGCGCGGCACGGGCGGGATTCACCGCCCGGGGCGTGATCTACCTGTTGGTCGGTGCGCTCGCCCTGCAGATCGCCTTCGGGGAGGGGAAGCGCCAGGCCGACCGCGGCGGCGCCCTCGCCGAGATCTCGGACAAACCCTTCGGCGCCGTACTGCTGTGGGCGCTGGGCGTCGGACTCGCCGGCATGGCCCTGTGGCGGCTGTCGCAGGTCCTCTTCGGCGCCGACGGGCCGGACGGCCGTAAGCCGCAGAAGCGGGCGCTGGCCGCCGTCCGGTTCGTCTTCTACGCCTTCGTCGCCTACTCGGTGCTGTCGTTCGCGGCCGGGGCCGGCAAGAGCGGGGGCGGATCGAGTGACGAGCAGTCCCGGGACGTCACGGCCAGGGCCCTGGAGCTGCCCGCCGGGCAGTGGCTGGTGGGCGCGGGCGGGCTCGCGGTCGTCGCGGCCGGGATCTGGATCGCCGTACAGGCACTGCGCCGCAAGTACCACGACAAGCTCAAGCTCGGCGAGATGGGCCGGCGGATGCGGCGGCTGGTGGACGTGACCGGCGTGGGGGGCGGCGTGGCGCGCGGAGCGGTGTTCGCCGCGGCCGGAGTCTTCGCGGTGCGCGCCGCCGTCGACTACGAACCCGACCGGGCCAAGGGAGTGGACGACACGCTCCGGTCCTTCGCCGACACCCCGCTGGGACCGTGGCTCCTGGTCTGCGTCGCGGGCGGTCTGGTCCTGTTCGGACTGTTCTCGTTCGCCATGGCACGCTGGCGCCGGGTCTGAACCGGCCGCGAGCGGGGAACCCGAAGCGGATGAACGATTCCGAGCTTCCGTCCGACGGCCGGCCCGTGGACCTGTATCTCGACCTCCTGCGGCTGCGCATGGACACCGACGACTACCGGCTCCTGCTCACGGTCGTCGAACCGGTCCTGCGCGCGATCGACGAGCACCAGCTCCCCGCGCTCGACTTCGCCCTGGGCGACGAGGACGCCGAGGGGCTGCCCCAGGAGGTCCGCGACGAAGCCGCTCTCGTCATCGCCACCGCGGTGACGGGGCGGCTGGACAACGAGGTGATCGAGCTCGACATCGACGAGACCGGCCCGATCAGGGTGGTCACCGACGCGGCGACCGCCTCGGACCCGGAGCGCCTCGGCGAGATCGCCGACTACATCCGCGAACGTCATCGCACCAACGAGGAACTGCGCGGCATCGCCGAGGCGAGCGACCTGCCCACCGACATCTGAGCGAAGCCGGTACACCGCCCGACTTCGGGGCTCATCCCCGCGGCGGCGTCACCGGCACGTTCAGCGGCCGGGCCAGACCGGCCGCGGACTCGTCGAGGCGTTGCAGGTGCCGTACCACCCGGTGGGTGACCCGGCCGTGTGCGGGAGTGCCGTCGGTGTCGGGCTCCAGCAGCGACGCGATGCTCGGCCCGGTCTCGATCCGCGCGTTCGCGTGCGCGTCGGCCGCCCGTTCGGCGATCGCCCTGATGTTGTGCAGGATGCGCTGCCCGGCCGGGCGCAGCCGGGGGTCCGCCGCGATCGAGGGTTTGCTGGGCAGTAGCTCGGCCGTCGCGGCCAGCGCCCGCGCGTGGTACGCGCAGGTCTCCAGCAGGGCCACCACATACCGGGCCGTGTTGCGCCGAGTCCGCAGCGGGGTGACCGGATGCGTGAGGGGCTGGGTGGCGGCCCGCAGGTCGGCCAGCGCCTGGTCCAGGTCCCGGGCCTTCTCGAGCAGATCTACCGCCGGGCCACCGCTGAGCTGGTCGACGGCCCCCTCGGTGACGTCGGCGAGGCGGTCGAGGACCGTCACAAGGAGGTCGTTGGTACGGCGATCCGTGTGCACCGGCAGGACGAACGCGGCCGCCACGATCCCGCAGGCCGCGCCGAGCGCCGTCTCCTCCACGCGCAGCACGAGTACCGAGAAGCTGTAGGTGTGCAGCAGGGTGTAGAGCAGCCCCAGGGCGGCCGTGACGAAGAACGACATCGCCGTGTACGACAGCGGCGCCGTGTAGAACATCGCGAAGACGAACAGCAGCACCAGCGCGAACGCCGTCCAGGTGTGTCGGCCGACCAGACCGGCCAGCACGATGCCGGCCACGACGCCGAACACGGTGCCCACCAGCCGGCGGTAGCCCTTGACGAGGACCTCTCCCGTCGAAGCCGTGTTGATGAACACGATCCAGCAGGTCAGCACCGCCCAGTACCAGCGCTGGCTGGAGAGGAACTCCCCGCCGACCATGGCCAGCGCCGACCCGATCGCGACCTGCACGGCGGCGCGTGTGGTCGGCCGGTGCAGACCGGCCTCCTCCTCGTCCGGCGCGCCCTCCTCACCGGCGTCGATGGCGGCGTCCTCGGCGTCGAGTTCCTCGCGTGAACGGGCGGTCGCGGGGGTGTCGTCCGACTCGTCCTGAGGCCCGTCCAGGGCGATGCGCAGCCCCAGCACCGCGCGCGCGAGCTCGCCGATGCCCCGGAAGACGTCCTGGACGGCGCCCGGAGCGGACGGCAGGTTCTCCTCGTCGCGGTAACCCAGCAGCCGGTTGCGGACATGGGACAGCGCGGTGCCCGAGTCCCCGCCCACGGGGCGCAGCACCAGCGTGCGCAGCGCCCCGAGATCGCGGCGCAGCGTGGCCGTGGCCTCGTCCCGCACGGGCAGCCGCTCTCCCGAGGGGGCGGGCGCGCCCGGCAGGTGCAGGGTCAGTGTGTCGGCCCGATGGGCGCTGCGGGCGCTCAGCAGCAGCAGGCCCAGCCGCTCGGCGGCGATCTCCGCGTCCGCGATACGCCGCTGCACGAGCCGCGCCGTGGCCTCGTCGGCGGTCCCCTCCTCCAGCCGTCCCTGGATGAGCATGGCCGTCTCGTGCAGCCGGGCGGTGCCGTTGCGCACGTCCGCCAGG
It includes:
- a CDS encoding DUF5133 domain-containing protein; translated protein: MLIPHPGFLRRLVDDYETLRAEEAARAAREPSPRARDLAYTLCVSTGTREVTQALEAAHSLIEAATVPAAKSASLAE
- a CDS encoding TetR/AcrR family transcriptional regulator, producing MAKPVVPEDRRRRRRPTKGGTVLSEGLIVETALRMLREHGGAGLTARRLGLALDADPSTLYRYFRGMDDLTLAIGDALIGQALAGWRPTGRWRPDLRAVGLRIHAAYVAHPQAALLTANRVTGRSHELAADEAVLDVLRRAGFPTPDTVRIYHAFIDQTLAFAALDAASLALPTASQRADEDMWRSTYARLPRATHPRIAEAAPLLASRMVTSAYPTALEMLLDSAAAQLESIVSRAASQ
- a CDS encoding MFS transporter, giving the protein MDTSESSTEPQKAAPADVRAPRRGWRRWAMDTRPLRRPAYRRLWSSTIVTAVGSQLTAVAVPKQIYDITGSSAWVGAASLAGLLPLVVFALWGGAVADSVDRRKLLLVTNIGIAVTSLLFWLQAVTGLESVAALMLLLAVQQAFWGLNAPARNASIARLVPGDELPAANALGSTVMQTGQVVGPLLAGVLIPVIGLPELYLIDALALCVTVWAVYRLPSLPPPATATARRAGLREIVAGFRYIAAHKVLLLSFLADIIAMVFGMPRALFPQLAAQTFAPYGEGLALGLLFAAIPIGAVVGGLLSGTFSRARRHGWMVIGAVVAWGLAITCSGLTGNLWLAVVFLALAGVADMVSMVFRGAILLSAATDEMRGRMQGVFTVVVAGGPRLADVLHGTAGSAFGARPAVAGGGLLVVVLMLVLACTVPALRRYRI
- a CDS encoding aminotransferase class I/II-fold pyridoxal phosphate-dependent enzyme, which codes for MAADHTRAPVLEALDEYHRKGRLSFAPPGHKQARGADPAVREVLGDAVFLGDVLASGGLDDRLTRGRVLERAEELMADAVHAEHTFFTTCGSSLSVKAAMLAVAGPHEKLLIGRDAHKSVASGLILSGIEPVWVEPRWDPRLHLAHAPSAQDFERAFEAHPDAKGALIVSPTPYGSCANLEAVAEVCHRRSVPLVVDEAWGAHLPFHPDLPSWAMDAGADICVTSIHKMGSGLEQGSVFHLRGDLVPPELLKMRADLLGSTSPSVLIYAGLDGWRRQMALRGHELMGGALDLAAHVRAAVEEIDGMHVNDREDFCGPGLADDFDPLPVVIDISGLGLTGFQAADWLREHRNIDAHLTDHRRIGAQITHGDDRETAEELLDALRDLAHAAPELPPAPRVDVPPPSELRLPQALLPRDAFFGPAEHVPVGEAAGRVAAEMITPYPPGIPAVLPGERLDEPVLRYLRTGLAAGMNLPDPTDPDLDTIRVVASGSESSLLRTE
- a CDS encoding FUSC family protein is translated as MRDALAASDPGFLRLTAGLRTVTAISLTLAVLSLLRADVSHLVAGAIAAMVATFAIREKQRARQAVTLALALPVAFASATLAALLDSRVLAGDLFFVALIFCAVYARRFGDRGTALGLVGFQIYFMALFVDADVSGLPRLYGAIGIAFLSSALARFVVVPETPAGLLDRLREAFRARLAQLVSAQLDLLDAGPDEVDKALADVRNGTARLHETAMLIQGRLEEGTADEATARLVQRRIADAEIAAERLGLLLLSARSAHRADTLTLHLPGAPAPSGERLPVRDEATATLRRDLGALRTLVLRPVGGDSGTALSHVRNRLLGYRDEENLPSAPGAVQDVFRGIGELARAVLGLRIALDGPQDESDDTPATARSREELDAEDAAIDAGEEGAPDEEEAGLHRPTTRAAVQVAIGSALAMVGGEFLSSQRWYWAVLTCWIVFINTASTGEVLVKGYRRLVGTVFGVVAGIVLAGLVGRHTWTAFALVLLFVFAMFYTAPLSYTAMSFFVTAALGLLYTLLHTYSFSVLVLRVEETALGAACGIVAAAFVLPVHTDRRTNDLLVTVLDRLADVTEGAVDQLSGGPAVDLLEKARDLDQALADLRAATQPLTHPVTPLRTRRNTARYVVALLETCAYHARALAATAELLPSKPSIAADPRLRPAGQRILHNIRAIAERAADAHANARIETGPSIASLLEPDTDGTPAHGRVTHRVVRHLQRLDESAAGLARPLNVPVTPPRG
- a CDS encoding ATP-binding protein, with the translated sequence MCEKHRTESAREPSAVARCGCVGPCKPADARRAVELAVTERCRATHVPCDPDALSDALLVTSELTTNAILHGGGVTDFHVDVVGPGVSVSVSDGSDRLPVAVSPVDQQGRWRAGGRGWPIVCRLAHDIRVTDLPSGGKRITAVMPLP
- a CDS encoding cyclic nucleotide-binding domain-containing protein is translated as MTKATKLLTVLPPPQRQRLMALGREVAFPEDTRIFEAGGTADRFWVIRSGAVSLDQQVTAVQRVTVAGLGAGDLLGWSWLFPPYRWDFGAEAFSPVRAYEFDAAAVRALCQEDPQLGMTLMQSVAEILAHRLETTRGKLMEHYALHRRDTR
- a CDS encoding DUF1206 domain-containing protein gives rise to the protein MNTQTLARTGRSRAHRAANGSVTEGAARAGFTARGVIYLLVGALALQIAFGEGKRQADRGGALAEISDKPFGAVLLWALGVGLAGMALWRLSQVLFGADGPDGRKPQKRALAAVRFVFYAFVAYSVLSFAAGAGKSGGGSSDEQSRDVTARALELPAGQWLVGAGGLAVVAAGIWIAVQALRRKYHDKLKLGEMGRRMRRLVDVTGVGGGVARGAVFAAAGVFAVRAAVDYEPDRAKGVDDTLRSFADTPLGPWLLVCVAGGLVLFGLFSFAMARWRRV
- a CDS encoding SigB/SigF/SigG family RNA polymerase sigma factor — encoded protein: MLIDMSTSQSGAPAEQAPPTRRRHDDAPDTIALFTRLAALEDGPERDILRDELVTAWLPMAHRIAGRFRDRGESIEDLKQVAALGLVKAIDRFEPDRGAFESYAVPTITGEVKRHFRDRMWALRVPRRVQELRNKVRVARRELTQTPGTPEPSVADIAAHTGLTEEEVGAGMEALESFSTLSLDAELSADDDGYSLADTLGASDASFDTVVDREAAKEGLRRLPERERAILYMRFFEDMTQSRIADQLGISQMHVSRLITRSCARVRDDVLGQRGSRRDAGGRSVA